Proteins encoded by one window of Candidatus Methanoperedens sp.:
- a CDS encoding recombinase family protein: MVLYNVYGVRLMPSVAIYCRISTDTQELNNQLNQLRPFCIKSGWEIYKEYTDIISGKEISRPAYDQLFKDAHQKKFDIILFWDLSRFSRSGTLYTLQRLHELDLLGIGWKSYQEPYLDSVGQFKDVIISIFATVAKIEREKISERTKAGLVGKKNVGKRGKDKKPRKWRKDKGIKRGV; encoded by the coding sequence ATGGTCTTATATAACGTCTATGGGGTTCGTTTAATGCCTTCAGTTGCTATCTATTGCCGTATCTCAACTGATACGCAAGAACTTAATAATCAATTGAATCAATTAAGACCATTCTGCATAAAGTCGGGCTGGGAGATATACAAAGAATATACAGATATCATAAGCGGAAAGGAAATTTCCCGCCCTGCATATGACCAACTTTTCAAGGATGCGCACCAAAAGAAATTTGATATTATCCTTTTCTGGGACTTATCGAGGTTCTCAAGGTCTGGGACTCTCTACACGCTCCAACGATTGCACGAGTTAGATTTATTGGGGATAGGTTGGAAATCATACCAAGAACCTTATCTTGACTCTGTGGGTCAATTCAAGGACGTTATCATTTCCATATTTGCAACTGTTGCAAAAATAGAAAGGGAAAAAATATCAGAGCGCACAAAAGCGGGATTAGTTGGAAAGAAGAATGTAGGAAAAAGGGGAAAAGACAAAAAACCCAGAAAATGGAGAAAAGATAAAGGGATAAAAAGGGGAGTATGA